From one Pseudomonas sp. B21-048 genomic stretch:
- a CDS encoding class I SAM-dependent methyltransferase, which yields MTLANFPDDVLPLLQMESLMTFEAMAYFRCDVLVELGCYDGRALEIARLLNARYLGVDLNQRAIQLLQDRIEREGMADRAGTLVGDVLNHIDCGHAPLGAKELYLLPFNLLGNFRDPTRLLKSLAARNVAAVICVFGDSLEASCVRQRYYLKCGVERLERHSQADGMIFTGVDGFYSRSYSKAALHSLLTECGLTIIRTSSNLFAHCATVLPRGAGCKSH from the coding sequence ATGACCTTGGCCAACTTTCCGGATGACGTATTGCCGTTGTTGCAAATGGAAAGCCTGATGACGTTTGAAGCGATGGCGTACTTTCGCTGTGACGTGCTAGTGGAGCTAGGGTGCTACGACGGACGCGCGCTAGAGATTGCCCGGCTGCTCAATGCACGGTACCTCGGTGTTGATCTCAACCAGCGGGCGATTCAGCTCCTACAGGATCGTATTGAACGCGAGGGTATGGCAGATCGAGCCGGCACCCTTGTTGGCGATGTGCTAAACCACATTGACTGTGGCCATGCACCGCTGGGGGCGAAGGAGCTGTACCTGTTGCCTTTCAATTTGCTGGGTAACTTTCGTGATCCAACCCGGCTGTTGAAGTCTTTGGCGGCCCGCAACGTCGCCGCAGTGATTTGTGTATTTGGCGACAGTCTCGAAGCGAGCTGCGTTAGGCAGCGCTATTACCTCAAGTGCGGGGTGGAGAGGCTAGAGCGCCATTCGCAGGCTGACGGCATGATTTTCACCGGTGTCGACGGTTTTTACTCAAGGTCCTATTCAAAGGCAGCACTGCACTCGTTATTGACGGAATGTGGGCTGACGATTATTCGCACCAGCTCAAACCTGTTTGCCCATTGCGCCACGGTTTTACCCAGGGGCGCGGGTTGCAAATCCCATTGA
- a CDS encoding acyl carrier protein has translation MPLAMEEKLFTLLSDYAKVPREKISVHSRMQSFAEDSLAITELSFKLRKAFEVPIADEDLDPLETVGELIELVDTRLASWP, from the coding sequence ATGCCTTTAGCCATGGAAGAAAAGTTGTTCACGCTGCTTAGTGACTACGCCAAGGTGCCGAGAGAGAAAATCTCTGTGCATAGCCGGATGCAGTCCTTTGCTGAGGACTCGCTGGCGATCACTGAGTTGTCATTCAAGCTGCGCAAGGCGTTCGAAGTGCCCATTGCCGATGAGGATCTTGACCCACTAGAGACGGTGGGTGAGCTGATCGAACTGGTAGATACGCGGCTAGCGTCCTGGCCCTGA
- a CDS encoding beta-ketoacyl-ACP synthase III produces the protein MARAAVICGLGSYVPEAIVTNDMLAEVLDTSDEWIRTRTGVAQRHIAAAHQSTGDLAIEAAKCALLSAGLTRVQAVVLATATPDFSCPATAPRVAAELGMTGVMAFDISAVCTGFVYGLAVASALITGGVAQNVLLIGADTFTRTLDPGDRSTRALFGDGAGAVVLRAGDSSEAGALLGFDLGSDGTQAGLLMTPVITHEERRSQQATGFFSMDGRAVFNEAVTHMTESVQQLLKTVNWGIGDVDHLVPHQANTRILAAVADQLDVPFDRVVSNLRDVGNTVAASIPLALAHGHRAGIMQEGDRVVLTGFGAGLTWGAVALHWPRIV, from the coding sequence ATGGCACGTGCAGCCGTTATCTGTGGCCTGGGCAGCTATGTACCTGAGGCCATTGTCACCAACGACATGCTCGCCGAAGTGCTGGATACCTCGGATGAATGGATCCGCACACGCACCGGTGTAGCTCAGCGTCATATTGCGGCGGCTCACCAAAGTACCGGCGACCTAGCGATTGAAGCCGCAAAGTGCGCGTTGTTGAGTGCCGGACTCACGCGTGTGCAAGCTGTTGTGCTTGCGACCGCCACCCCGGACTTTTCTTGCCCGGCCACCGCGCCCAGGGTCGCCGCCGAGCTGGGCATGACCGGGGTGATGGCATTCGATATTTCGGCGGTCTGTACCGGGTTTGTCTACGGCCTGGCCGTCGCCAGCGCGCTGATCACCGGGGGTGTGGCGCAGAACGTGTTGCTCATTGGTGCCGACACCTTCACGCGCACCCTAGACCCCGGCGACCGCTCCACCCGGGCGCTGTTCGGGGACGGCGCGGGCGCGGTGGTACTGCGCGCTGGAGACAGTTCCGAAGCTGGTGCGTTGCTTGGCTTCGACCTGGGCAGCGATGGCACTCAGGCTGGGTTGCTCATGACACCGGTAATCACCCATGAAGAACGGAGAAGCCAGCAGGCAACGGGCTTTTTCAGCATGGACGGACGCGCTGTGTTCAACGAAGCGGTGACTCACATGACTGAGTCGGTGCAACAGCTTCTCAAGACAGTGAACTGGGGCATTGGCGACGTCGATCACTTAGTTCCGCATCAGGCCAACACACGTATTTTGGCGGCGGTAGCAGATCAGCTGGACGTGCCGTTCGACCGCGTAGTGAGCAACCTAAGGGACGTTGGCAATACCGTGGCGGCGTCCATTCCTCTGGCGTTGGCCCACGGGCATCGTGCGGGGATCATGCAAGAAGGTGATCGGGTCGTGTTGACGGGATTCGGTGCCGGTCTCACTTGGGGGGCGGTGGCGCTACATTGGCCAAGGATTGTCTAA
- a CDS encoding nuclear transport factor 2 family protein yields MNAREILTYSLQLLENGDARAWCDLFHEDGVLEFPYAPPGWNTRFEGREVIWAHMRKFPEHLRVNFTEVSFYDTSDPDLAIGEFHGDGVAKVSGGTLKQDYISVIKSRDGKIVLYRDFWNPLRHLEALGGVEAAAKIVQGA; encoded by the coding sequence ATGAATGCCAGAGAAATTCTCACCTATAGTTTGCAGCTCCTGGAAAACGGTGACGCCAGGGCTTGGTGCGACCTGTTTCATGAAGATGGAGTGTTGGAGTTTCCATATGCGCCGCCTGGCTGGAACACCCGCTTCGAGGGGCGCGAGGTGATCTGGGCGCACATGCGCAAGTTTCCGGAACACTTGCGGGTCAATTTCACTGAGGTGTCGTTCTACGACACCAGCGACCCTGACCTGGCCATTGGAGAGTTCCATGGCGACGGCGTGGCCAAGGTGTCAGGTGGCACACTCAAGCAGGATTACATCTCGGTGATCAAGTCGCGAGACGGAAAGATTGTGCTGTACCGCGACTTCTGGAACCCACTGCGCCACCTTGAGGCGCTGGGTGGCGTGGAAGCCGCCGCAAAGATCGTCCAGGGGGCCTGA
- a CDS encoding cytochrome P450 yields MSDRQLRLGEELISPLHSLYDGLQVDGASRPAHLAPNHPVWLVTRYQDARTVLAHPGVRRDAKQAAELYTRRTGIRRAEIGESLSHHMLNCDPPDHARLQALVGRAFTRRHIERLQPHIERVTEELLDAIALREQADLMADFAVPLTIAVIFELLGIPEAERDHVRDSWERQAQLLLPEEANALADQQATYLKKLLQAKRDQPADDVYSGLVQAADETGQLTELELVGMAHLLLMSGFETTMNMIGNAMVTLLTHPEQLAQLRAQPDLLPNALEELVRHDSPVRASMLRFTVEDVVLGDVTIPKGEYILVSNLTANHDADRFENPDRLDLTRNTDGHLGYGFGVHYCVGAALARLEGRIAIGRLLGRFPNLALAVPHSELQWLPITFLRALISVPILPGPSITSTSPLKGIHDECQRNSHL; encoded by the coding sequence GTGTCTGACCGTCAACTTCGGCTGGGAGAGGAACTGATTTCGCCTTTGCATTCACTGTATGACGGCCTGCAGGTTGATGGCGCATCACGGCCTGCACACCTGGCACCGAATCATCCGGTGTGGTTGGTGACACGCTACCAAGATGCCCGGACCGTGCTGGCCCATCCCGGCGTGCGGCGCGATGCGAAGCAGGCAGCCGAACTCTATACCCGGCGCACGGGGATCCGGCGTGCGGAAATTGGCGAATCCCTCAGTCACCATATGCTCAACTGCGACCCGCCGGATCATGCACGTTTGCAGGCCTTGGTGGGTCGTGCCTTCACCCGGCGCCACATTGAGCGCCTGCAACCGCATATAGAGCGAGTGACCGAAGAGTTGCTCGACGCCATCGCGTTGCGCGAGCAAGCCGACCTGATGGCTGATTTCGCCGTGCCATTGACCATCGCTGTGATCTTCGAGTTGCTGGGAATTCCTGAAGCCGAACGCGATCATGTGCGTGATTCCTGGGAGCGTCAGGCTCAATTGTTGCTACCCGAGGAAGCCAACGCACTGGCCGACCAACAAGCGACGTACCTCAAGAAACTGCTGCAAGCCAAGCGCGATCAACCGGCTGATGACGTGTACAGCGGCCTAGTCCAGGCTGCTGATGAAACCGGGCAACTGACCGAACTCGAGCTGGTAGGCATGGCGCATTTGCTGTTGATGAGTGGGTTTGAGACCACCATGAACATGATCGGTAATGCCATGGTCACGCTGCTGACCCACCCTGAGCAATTGGCCCAGTTGCGCGCCCAGCCCGATTTGCTGCCCAACGCCCTGGAGGAGTTGGTGCGCCATGACAGCCCTGTGCGCGCGTCTATGTTGCGCTTTACCGTGGAAGACGTGGTGCTGGGTGACGTCACCATTCCCAAGGGCGAGTACATCCTGGTCTCCAACCTGACCGCCAATCACGACGCGGACCGATTTGAGAACCCCGATCGTCTTGATCTGACACGCAATACCGATGGCCATCTCGGTTATGGCTTCGGTGTTCACTACTGCGTGGGTGCGGCGCTGGCGCGCCTAGAAGGGCGCATCGCTATCGGTCGCTTGCTCGGCCGGTTTCCCAATCTGGCCCTGGCGGTACCGCACTCGGAACTGCAGTGGTTGCCGATCACTTTTTTGCGCGCCTTGATCAGTGTCCCGATCTTGCCCGGGCCAAGCATTACGTCTACCTCCCCCCTGAAAGGAATACACGATGAATGCCAGAGAAATTCTCACCTATAG
- a CDS encoding SDR family NAD(P)-dependent oxidoreductase, whose amino-acid sequence MMFSSKPLPTQGKFVLITGASSGLGRETALHLSEHGFEVVAGVRRPADGQELVAQCPSGRITTVIMDVTNEDTINSAAVSVSTLIGPAGLWGLINNAGICVSAPLECVSSDLLRKQLEVNLVGQLAVTRAFLPLLRRSNSARLVNITSGLGSVAIPYLGAYSAAQFAKEGLSDALRRELAPMGIAVSVVSPGAIWTPIWDKISVEGERALASVPEAIATLYRETYLRFLKGNEEGARNSLTQPADVAAAVFAALTASKPKTRYRVGADVRRGTLLARLLPDAMIDKMFRPIVTPAPADKEVQRV is encoded by the coding sequence ATGATGTTCAGCAGCAAGCCTTTGCCGACCCAAGGCAAATTTGTATTGATCACCGGGGCCTCGTCCGGCCTTGGACGAGAAACTGCCCTGCACCTGTCTGAACACGGCTTTGAGGTTGTCGCGGGGGTACGCCGGCCCGCCGATGGGCAGGAACTGGTCGCGCAGTGCCCGTCGGGGCGAATTACCACGGTGATCATGGATGTGACCAATGAAGATACGATCAACTCTGCGGCAGTCAGTGTATCGACTCTGATCGGCCCGGCAGGTCTTTGGGGACTGATCAACAATGCCGGGATTTGCGTGTCGGCTCCACTAGAGTGCGTCTCGAGCGACCTGCTGCGTAAACAGTTAGAGGTCAACCTGGTTGGCCAGCTTGCCGTTACACGAGCATTTCTGCCGTTGTTGCGTCGTTCAAACAGTGCACGGCTGGTCAATATAACGTCGGGGCTTGGCTCGGTCGCAATTCCTTATCTGGGGGCTTACTCGGCCGCGCAATTTGCCAAAGAAGGCCTCAGCGACGCGCTGCGCCGTGAGCTGGCACCCATGGGGATTGCCGTCTCAGTGGTGAGCCCTGGCGCAATCTGGACACCGATCTGGGACAAGATCTCGGTCGAAGGCGAGCGTGCACTAGCGTCAGTTCCAGAGGCTATCGCCACACTTTATCGTGAGACGTACCTGCGCTTTCTGAAGGGTAACGAGGAGGGCGCACGCAACAGCCTAACCCAGCCGGCTGATGTCGCTGCCGCCGTATTTGCGGCACTCACGGCGAGCAAACCGAAGACCCGCTATCGCGTTGGCGCAGATGTGAGGCGCGGTACCCTGCTCGCGCGGCTGCTGCCCGACGCCATGATCGACAAGATGTTCCGGCCTATCGTTACTCCGGCACCGGCTGACAAGGAGGTGCAGCGTGTCTGA
- a CDS encoding condensation domain-containing protein: MTQVNRPLSAVERWYWLCDQFSVLNVISRVRVRGDVQLDDLRRGLDELQARHPLLRARIEHDDGLNPRWLPCEQPIPLRTVRGEHDEQWVDEINARELVERVDPDNGPLIRTVLVSGANNVHDLLVVVPHIIADGTTVLSLSEQWLVLAADPHALRWTARVLAPAEDLRPAQYAGEPAEQSLTAQTASDQALMARCRPSRVEPSVAVALDARRTRLLHRELDEQQLEALTRASREQGTTVHGALTAALVLAAARDADAQPGFFTVGSPIDFRSELQPAVRNDEVGTYVATVPSVVDAALPFWDLARALTTDLKQRKQKGHHFNLVTLVVAAAPLSMELARPFMAFMEAEGPINLCSSNIGRYPFADRIGNWEVSQAQFLTGISVNGYFVATINSSHGRLFWNFTHIDEAIPANRAQCLADECVRELLCALDQPPRSVPEEQ, translated from the coding sequence ATGACACAGGTTAATCGTCCGCTTTCTGCAGTGGAGCGTTGGTACTGGCTGTGTGATCAGTTCTCGGTGCTGAACGTGATATCCCGGGTACGTGTCCGTGGAGATGTACAGCTCGACGACCTGCGCCGCGGGCTGGATGAGTTGCAAGCTCGCCATCCGCTGCTGCGTGCGAGGATCGAGCATGATGATGGCCTCAATCCTCGATGGTTGCCCTGCGAGCAGCCCATCCCCTTGCGCACTGTGCGCGGTGAGCATGATGAGCAGTGGGTGGATGAAATCAATGCTCGTGAACTGGTGGAACGAGTCGACCCGGACAACGGGCCACTGATCCGCACGGTGCTGGTCAGTGGTGCCAATAACGTGCATGACCTGCTGGTGGTTGTGCCGCATATCATCGCCGATGGCACGACCGTGTTGTCACTGTCCGAACAATGGCTGGTGCTGGCGGCCGATCCTCATGCTCTGCGCTGGACGGCGCGGGTGCTGGCGCCGGCGGAAGACTTGCGGCCCGCGCAGTATGCCGGCGAGCCAGCGGAGCAAAGCCTCACCGCGCAGACCGCAAGCGACCAGGCACTGATGGCGCGGTGCCGACCTAGCCGTGTCGAACCCAGCGTCGCGGTTGCGCTCGACGCACGGCGCACTCGTTTGTTGCACCGAGAACTGGATGAGCAGCAACTTGAGGCCCTCACGCGTGCCTCCCGTGAGCAAGGCACCACGGTGCACGGTGCACTTACCGCCGCCTTGGTGTTGGCTGCCGCACGCGACGCAGATGCGCAGCCGGGCTTCTTTACGGTTGGCTCACCCATCGACTTCCGCAGTGAATTGCAACCTGCCGTACGTAACGATGAGGTAGGCACTTACGTCGCCACTGTTCCATCGGTGGTCGACGCCGCTTTGCCGTTTTGGGACTTGGCCCGTGCCCTTACTACCGACCTCAAACAACGCAAGCAGAAGGGCCATCACTTTAACCTGGTAACACTGGTAGTCGCTGCTGCACCGCTGTCAATGGAGCTCGCTCGTCCGTTCATGGCGTTCATGGAGGCTGAGGGGCCCATCAACCTGTGTTCGTCGAACATCGGGCGTTATCCATTTGCAGACCGCATAGGCAACTGGGAAGTATCCCAGGCGCAGTTTCTGACCGGTATCTCAGTCAACGGTTATTTCGTTGCCACCATCAACAGCAGCCACGGTCGGCTGTTCTGGAATTTTACCCACATCGACGAAGCCATCCCGGCCAATCGCGCACAGTGCCTGGCTGACGAATGCGTGCGCGAACTGCTATGTGCCCTTGATCAGCCGCCCCGATCCGTTCCTGAGGAGCAATGA
- a CDS encoding NAD(P)/FAD-dependent oxidoreductase — translation MTRQRKKVVIIGAGIGGLAAAACLSKANFDIELYERAKELRAVGSALSLMPNALTALARLGVKPDFKEAQPFESLRFLTRRGRPIRSIDFGSMSRQLGQPNLAIHRASLQQALLEQVSDCKIELGVTATGYVEEGDGVVVTFSDGREVYADILIGADGFSSAIRATLAGPERPTDWHYIIWRATLAFSHPKVTQGYVAHYWGRGQRFGLADIGGGNVYWWGTKNMPAEQAQDWRRGKAGIQQLYAGWADEVQAVISATADHTITSLPAQDRPFLERWGAGPVTLLGDAAHPMLTSLGQGAAIAIEDGAVLAHCLTTIDDSQVALRAYEDRRRDRARAMVESSRALSCVEQLEHPLRTFARDVYFRFAPESTFTRQNELALTFPGVE, via the coding sequence ATGACCCGCCAACGCAAGAAAGTCGTGATCATAGGCGCCGGGATCGGCGGGCTGGCGGCTGCTGCCTGCCTGAGCAAGGCAAACTTTGATATTGAGCTGTATGAGCGCGCCAAAGAATTACGCGCGGTGGGTTCCGCCTTGTCGCTGATGCCCAATGCGCTCACAGCGCTTGCCAGGCTTGGGGTGAAACCGGACTTCAAGGAGGCTCAGCCATTCGAGTCGTTGCGCTTTCTCACCCGACGCGGGCGGCCGATCAGGTCGATTGATTTCGGCAGCATGTCGCGCCAGCTCGGCCAACCCAACCTGGCAATCCATCGGGCCAGCCTGCAACAGGCGCTGCTTGAGCAAGTGTCAGACTGCAAGATCGAGTTGGGCGTGACTGCCACAGGCTATGTCGAAGAAGGAGACGGCGTAGTCGTGACCTTCAGCGATGGGCGAGAGGTATACGCCGATATCTTGATTGGTGCCGACGGTTTCAGCTCGGCTATACGCGCCACACTTGCTGGTCCAGAGCGGCCAACCGACTGGCACTACATTATCTGGCGCGCCACGCTTGCATTCAGCCACCCCAAGGTTACCCAAGGGTATGTGGCGCACTATTGGGGGCGCGGGCAACGCTTCGGCCTGGCTGACATCGGCGGCGGCAATGTTTATTGGTGGGGGACCAAGAACATGCCCGCGGAGCAGGCTCAGGACTGGCGTCGTGGCAAGGCCGGTATCCAGCAGTTATATGCAGGTTGGGCCGATGAGGTGCAAGCCGTGATCAGCGCCACTGCAGATCACACGATCACCAGCCTGCCGGCTCAGGACCGTCCATTTCTCGAGCGATGGGGCGCCGGGCCCGTAACGCTGCTAGGCGACGCCGCGCATCCGATGCTCACAAGCCTGGGCCAGGGTGCTGCGATTGCCATTGAGGACGGCGCGGTCCTTGCCCACTGCCTGACCACTATCGACGATTCCCAGGTGGCCCTGCGCGCCTATGAAGATCGTCGACGCGATCGTGCCCGAGCCATGGTCGAAAGCTCGCGGGCGCTGAGTTGCGTGGAGCAGCTGGAACATCCACTGCGCACCTTTGCCCGCGACGTTTACTTTCGCTTTGCTCCAGAGAGCACCTTCACGCGGCAGAACGAGCTGGCGCTGACATTCCCGGGGGTCGAGTGA